TTTGAGACTCTGCACGAAAATTCCTCCGAAATCGGCATCGTTCTCTTCAAACACAATTCCCATCGGTTTGGACAGTGCTACCGCCACGTAGTTGGTGTCGTCCATGGCGTCGACAAAGTTGGCAGCTGTTGTTTCACAAACGCGGAACAATGGGGTTCGTGAGGAACGGCAAGGTTGACCGCAAACGCAGAACACGGGTCTTCGTTACTTACGGACGGCACTTTCTGGTTGTTGCTGATTCTCGGAAACTACGGACCAGCCCATCCATCGATCAATTGGTGTTTCCCGTTCGCTGTCAATGGAGGTTCGTTCCAGAGCGGGCGCCGAAAAGGCATCCTTTACTCCGTCAAAGAGTCCCATATGCAGCGCCGTTGTCGCAGTCCCGGCGGTTGTATGCACAAAGGCGAATCCACTGACCGAAGTCACGAGGAGCGAAACAGATAAGAGCTGGTTCATCATGCAAACTAGACTTCTctgtatatatatatatattcgGAATAGATTGTCGCTGTAAGGATTTCGCAAAAGGACGGTGCAGTGGATACTAGGTAGTTGTTGCTAGAGGTAAAACAATGTTTCGGATAAAGCGGAGATGTCTGCAGGCAGTGCAAAGCTTTCACGCGTGTCAGGTTTTGCCAGCACAGCCTGTAGTCGACAAGATGTGGAGGGGAAGGAAACGCTGCGAAATGAGAGGGAGGTGGGTCTGACGATGATGGGATTTGCACCGTGCGTTCCCGCTAGAAGTACTGTGCGGTGTTTGTCGTGCCGTGAGATCccaaccaccaccacgccTACCGCTGCTGACTTTTCGCCTGCTGCGTGTGTGACTATGAGTGATTCTTATGTCGTGACGAGAGACTGCGACCAGATCAGTGACGTGGACTAATTCTTGTCTTCTACGACAATTGGTATAACATATGGTACAATAATTTACCCAATTATCTCATACGACGACGTCTCGGGTTCCCAGGATTGACAATCCGGGATTTGGGAACAATGTGTCTCACAATTTCTGAATCGTGACGTGTTTCCCTGCACCCCTCACCATGGTGGTCTGGTCCTCGTCGTTGTATTCGACGATGTTCGGGTTTCTCTCAGGATATGCCGCTATCGTTGTGTCTCTGCAGATTTGCCCAGCAAAAGCCTTTTCTCCGGTCCATCCCAACACGAAAACCAGAACATTCCTGCCGGATGATCGTGGTATAAGGAGGATATCACGCCGTTGTCATGGTTCCTCTGGCTCGTCGTATCGACTCTGCCTTTCGAGTACCTCCAAGAGCGCAATAGAGGATTCCTCCAACGTACGGGAGGAGGACCAGAACGTTCCCCAAAGAACGAAAGTTGTCGTCATCGGTGCAGGCTGGGGTGGCCTATCCACCGCACATGCCTTATCCAAGGACGATCGCTACGACGTTACCGTCGTCGAAGCCGCTCCCAAGGTCGGTGGCGTCGTGCGGGATGGCTACACCACCATTTCGGGCCAGCGCCCGGCCGAAGCTGGACAGCACGGCTTCTGGAACAATTACCATAATATCTATTCTTTGTTTGACGAACTAGGCATACGCGACACCGCCCTGACCGACTACGCCCCGCAGGGGCAGTACTCCCCCCGCGGCCTCGAAGCCGTCTGGCCCGTATACCGGGAACAGTTCCCGGCCTTACCGACTGGACTAGCGCAAGCGGCGTACACAAAGTTTCTACAACTCAGTCCTCTGGAACGTGCCACGGCCTTACCCCTCGTCCTCGCGTTTTCCGAATTCGACAATTCTCCACAAGCCTGGCAACGGTACGACAACGTTTCGTTTCGGGATTTGTGTATGCGTTTGGGCGTTTCGAAAAAAATGTAcaacgaagcttttgaaCCCATGATTTTGACGGGCTTGTTCGCCCCGGGGTCCGAATGCAGTGCGGCAGCCGCCCTGGGGATGGCCTACTTCTTTGTACTGCAGTCGCAGAACGCTTTTGACGTGCAATGGTGCCGCGGGAACATTGGGGACCAAGTATTTACGCCTTGGGTAGAAGTTATGCAAGGTCGAGGGGTACATTTGCGAACAGAAACGCGAGTTTCAGGCTTTACACTGAACGAATCGCAAACCAAAATTGTGGGTGTCCAATGTCAAACAGCCAATGGGGGCAGTGTTGAGTTGGCAGCAGATgcggttgttttcggtgTCGGCGCCGAGGCACTTCAAGCATTTGCCAAGTTTTGCCCCGAGCTGTCACAATTTGACGAGTTCCGTCGCTTCGCCAACTTGCGCGGAACCAGTGTCTTGGCAACCCGGGTCTTTCTCGACCGAAATGTTACCGTTCCTTACTCCGCCAACGCCTGTTGGGGATTTGATGAGAACGTGGGCATGACCATGTTCGATATTCGAGCGTTGCACGGCAGCGACAATCCCACCGTGATGGGAGCACCCGGATCTGTGTTGGAGGTAGACTATTACCACGCGTCCCCGCTTTTAGTTATGGACGACTCTGCCATTGTGGAAAAAGTCAAGAAGGACGTGGATACCCTTCTCGGTCCGACCGCCAAGCAAGCGACTGTCGTTGACGCCGCCGTAGTACGTCTCCCGAACGGTGTCAACTGGTACTATCCTGGTTCCTACCGCGATATGCCCCAGTTGACGAGCCAATCCTTGCGTGACTGTTACTTTGCCGGTGACATAGTCCGTACCCAGCATGGGTCCTGGTCCCAAGAAAAGGCCTACGTGACTGGTCTGCAAGTAGCGAATCTCTTGCGTCGTGATATCACTGGCGGCAACACAAACAACCCTCTCACTAAAATCCTTCCAGTGGCTTCGGATGAACCGCACGTTGCGCTAGGCAAGACAGCTGCCACTTTGTTCCAGACAATCTTGGGAGGCGGAAATCCGTGGAAAGGACCGTCTTTGGTCgatttcttttggaagtAGGGCAGAATGCAAAACGTAGAACACGACATT
The sequence above is drawn from the Phaeodactylum tricornutum CCAP 1055/1 chromosome 21, whole genome shotgun sequence genome and encodes:
- a CDS encoding pds-like3, phytoene desaturase-like protein (Phytoene desaturase-like3, expressed gene with similarities to cyanobacterial phytoene desaturases/dehydrogenases, possibly involved in carotenoid biosynthesis) yields the protein EDQNVPQRTKVVVIGAGWGGLSTAHALSKDDRYDVTVVEAAPKVGGVVRDGYTTISGQRPAEAGQHGFWNNYHNIYSLFDELGIRDTALTDYAPQGQYSPRGLEAVWPVYREQFPALPTGLAQAAYTKFLQLSPLERATALPLVLAFSEFDNSPQAWQRYDNVSFRDLCMRLGVSKKMYNEAFEPMILTGLFAPGSECSAAAALGMAYFFVLQSQNAFDVQWCRGNIGDQVFTPWVEVMQGRGVHLRTETRVSGFTLNESQTKIVGVQCQTANGGSVELAADAVVFGVGAEALQAFAKFCPELSQFDEFRRFANLRGTSVLATRVFLDRNVTVPYSANACWGFDENVGMTMFDIRALHGSDNPTVMGAPGSVLEVDYYHASPLLVMDDSAIVEKVKKDVDTLLGPTAKQATVVDAAVVRLPNGVNWYYPGSYRDMPQLTSQSLRDCYFAGDIVRTQHGSWSQEKAYVTGLQVANLLRRDITGGNTNNPLTKILPVASDEPHVALGK
- a CDS encoding predicted protein; the encoded protein is MNQLLSVSLLVTSVSGFAFVHTTAGTATTALHMGLFDGVKDAFSAPALERTSIDSERETPIDRWMGWSVVSENQQQPESAVPANFVDAMDDTNYVAVALSKPMGIVFEENDADFGGIFVQSLKEGGVASENGLLQEGDQLVAVNKVKVAGMVFDDALGAIVEAPGDTTKLVFFRGSAKQFYGPTGANKEWVDEFVSKGGVEVSKK